In the Oceanithermus desulfurans genome, one interval contains:
- a CDS encoding type 4a pilus biogenesis protein PilO: MLAKIGQREIAIIVIVLSLLAAGAWYFTWYTSAQTHIQELQDEIGRLEIQKQRGLAARRAQPQLEATIRDYEAQIAEFLKALPPREEFASVLDALSQRASATGVTLRSISRSPAGSPVEDVRAVNVTLSLESPFPELFVFLKRLETMRRFSTIDGLAMTIGDAETTNPTLSTNLTMTVYVYEGTPPKDGEEGGAGQ; this comes from the coding sequence GTGCTCGCTAAGATCGGCCAACGCGAAATCGCGATCATCGTGATCGTGCTCAGCCTCCTGGCGGCGGGGGCCTGGTACTTCACCTGGTACACCAGCGCCCAGACGCACATCCAGGAACTCCAAGACGAGATCGGCCGCCTCGAGATCCAGAAGCAGCGGGGTCTGGCGGCGCGCCGGGCCCAGCCGCAGCTCGAGGCCACGATCCGCGACTACGAGGCCCAGATCGCCGAGTTCCTCAAGGCGCTGCCGCCGCGCGAAGAGTTCGCCTCGGTGCTGGACGCCCTTTCCCAGCGCGCCAGCGCCACCGGCGTGACCCTGCGCTCGATCTCGCGCTCGCCGGCGGGCAGTCCGGTCGAGGACGTACGGGCGGTCAACGTGACGCTCTCGCTCGAGTCGCCCTTCCCCGAGCTGTTCGTCTTCCTCAAGCGGCTGGAAACCATGCGCCGCTTCAGCACGATCGACGGCCTGGCCATGACGATCGGCGACGCCGAGACCACGAACCCCACCCTTAGCACGAACCTGACCATGACGGTCTACGTCTACGAGGGCACCCCGCCCAAGGACGGCGAGGAAGGAGGGGCCGGGCAATGA
- a CDS encoding flagellar protein FliT, giving the protein MIKLNLLPKRLRKRVEPGWWRLTAIIFPLVVFAVVAMIHMSVSNQVGQLEDERDKLKIEVQALQPYIQRQQELTRRKAELEKIINVDREIKARFIPWSDNLARFINQIPRRSGRFEVFLRSVNTRLVPQETRANLAEQGLYDRKPVAVEFNLQGEARNENALARFVQAFEDNPNFGINFQQGSLNENGGFDFTATVAITESGAKPEGGERSAR; this is encoded by the coding sequence TTGATTAAACTCAACCTCCTGCCCAAGCGCTTGCGCAAACGGGTGGAGCCCGGCTGGTGGCGCCTTACGGCCATCATCTTCCCCCTCGTCGTCTTCGCCGTCGTGGCCATGATCCACATGAGCGTGAGCAACCAGGTCGGCCAGCTCGAGGACGAGCGCGACAAGCTCAAGATCGAGGTCCAGGCCCTGCAGCCCTACATTCAGCGTCAGCAGGAGCTGACCCGGCGCAAGGCGGAGCTGGAAAAGATCATCAACGTCGACCGCGAGATCAAGGCACGCTTCATCCCCTGGTCCGACAACCTCGCGCGCTTCATTAACCAGATCCCCCGCCGCAGCGGCCGCTTCGAGGTCTTCCTGCGCTCGGTCAACACCCGGCTCGTACCCCAGGAAACCCGGGCCAACCTCGCGGAGCAGGGCCTTTACGACCGCAAGCCGGTAGCCGTCGAGTTCAACCTGCAGGGCGAGGCCCGCAACGAGAACGCGCTGGCCCGCTTCGTCCAGGCCTTCGAGGACAACCCCAACTTCGGCATCAACTTCCAGCAGGGCTCGCTCAACGAAAACGGCGGTTTCGACTTCACCGCCACCGTAGCCATCACCGAGTCCGGCGCCAAGCCCGAGGGGGGTGAGCGCAGTGCTCGCTAA
- the pilM gene encoding type IV pilus assembly protein PilM, with translation MRNLLNRWLQPRIEALGLEIGAGNLKLVEISGSPPTLKGYAIRPTPHGAIHGGNIVEPSAIAAELREMLAEMQTRKRYVVAGVSNLAVITRIIQVPKMGERELEEAIHWEAERYIPFPIDEVVLDFAPLDPPSEVPDDSQLDVVIAAARLETITQLVETLKEANLEPVVLDVKPFAGLRTVEDYLNGGGNEGNEPITVFLEVGAESSSLVLTRGNRLLMNRNLNISGNDFTEAISKSFGLDFSSAEEVKRDFGLATIPTEDEESLLDFDAERERFNPARMYDAIRPVLVDFTTELRRSLEFFRVQVGDIHIDKGYISGGGSKLRGLPGILGEALGLQLDPVNPWAALQINESQFDVSDLHRLSPEFTVPVGLGLRGVDPLD, from the coding sequence GTGCGAAATCTATTAAACCGATGGTTGCAACCGCGTATCGAGGCGTTGGGTCTCGAAATAGGTGCGGGCAACCTGAAACTCGTCGAGATCAGCGGGTCACCCCCGACGCTGAAGGGTTACGCGATCCGCCCGACGCCGCACGGCGCGATCCATGGCGGTAACATCGTCGAACCCAGTGCGATCGCGGCCGAGCTGCGCGAGATGCTGGCCGAAATGCAGACCCGCAAGCGCTACGTGGTGGCCGGGGTGTCGAATCTGGCGGTCATCACCCGCATCATCCAGGTGCCCAAGATGGGCGAGCGCGAGCTCGAAGAGGCCATCCACTGGGAAGCCGAGCGCTACATCCCCTTCCCCATCGACGAGGTCGTGCTGGACTTCGCGCCCTTGGACCCCCCCTCCGAGGTTCCCGACGACAGCCAGCTCGACGTCGTGATCGCTGCGGCCCGGCTCGAGACCATCACCCAGCTCGTGGAAACGCTGAAAGAAGCCAACCTCGAGCCCGTCGTCCTCGACGTGAAGCCCTTCGCGGGGCTGCGCACCGTGGAGGACTACCTCAACGGCGGCGGCAACGAGGGCAACGAGCCCATCACGGTCTTCCTCGAGGTGGGCGCCGAGTCTTCCTCCCTGGTCCTCACCCGCGGCAACCGCCTGCTCATGAACCGCAACCTCAACATCTCGGGCAACGACTTCACCGAGGCCATCTCCAAATCCTTCGGCCTCGATTTTTCCAGCGCCGAGGAGGTGAAGCGCGACTTCGGTCTGGCCACCATCCCCACCGAGGACGAGGAATCGCTGCTCGACTTCGACGCCGAGCGCGAACGCTTCAACCCCGCCCGGATGTACGACGCCATTCGTCCGGTTCTGGTCGACTTCACCACCGAGCTGCGCCGCAGCCTCGAGTTCTTCCGCGTCCAGGTGGGCGACATCCACATCGACAAGGGCTACATCTCCGGCGGCGGCAGCAAGCTGCGCGGCCTCCCGGGCATCCTCGGCGAGGCGCTGGGGCTGCAGCTCGACCCGGTGAACCCCTGGGCCGCGCTCCAGATCAACGAGTCGCAGTTCGACGTTTCGGACCTGCACCGGCTGTCCCCGGAGTTCACGGTGCCCGTGGGTCTGGGCCTGAGGGGGGTGGATCCGCTTGATTAA
- a CDS encoding isocitrate/isopropylmalate dehydrogenase family protein — protein sequence MEKRVYKITLIEGDGIGHEVIPAARTVLEATGLSFVFDEAEAGWETFERIGTSVPEETVEKIERSDATLFGAATSPTKKVEGFFGAIRYLRRRLDLFANVRPAKYHPVPGATPGTDLIVVRENTEGLYVEQERRYARGRVAIADRVITYDASYRIVEFALELAERRRGQLALVHKANVLPLSDGLFLEAAYDAAKRHPTVEIEEVIVDACAMRLVRDPSQFDVLVMENLFGDIISDLTAGLVGGLGIAPSGNIGERAAIFEPVHGSAPDIAGKGIANPTATILSAAMMLDHLGEARVARVIEEAVDRVLEAGPRTPDLGGKATTQEFAEAVAAKTQELLSA from the coding sequence ATGGAGAAGCGCGTGTACAAGATCACCCTCATCGAAGGCGACGGCATCGGCCACGAAGTCATCCCCGCGGCGCGCACCGTGCTCGAAGCCACCGGACTGAGCTTCGTCTTCGACGAAGCGGAGGCGGGCTGGGAGACCTTCGAGCGAATAGGCACCTCGGTGCCCGAAGAAACGGTGGAGAAGATCGAACGTTCCGACGCCACCCTGTTCGGGGCGGCGACGAGTCCCACCAAGAAGGTCGAGGGCTTCTTCGGCGCGATTCGCTACCTGCGCCGCCGGCTGGACCTGTTCGCCAACGTGCGCCCGGCCAAGTACCACCCCGTGCCCGGCGCGACCCCGGGCACCGACCTGATCGTGGTGCGCGAGAACACCGAGGGTCTGTACGTCGAACAGGAGCGCCGCTACGCCCGGGGCCGCGTGGCCATCGCCGACCGCGTCATCACCTACGACGCCTCGTACCGGATCGTTGAGTTCGCCCTCGAGCTGGCCGAACGCCGCCGCGGGCAGCTGGCCCTGGTGCACAAGGCCAACGTGCTGCCGCTTTCGGACGGGCTCTTCCTCGAGGCCGCCTACGACGCCGCGAAGCGCCACCCCACGGTGGAGATCGAAGAGGTCATCGTCGACGCCTGCGCCATGAGGTTGGTGCGTGACCCCAGCCAGTTCGACGTGCTGGTTATGGAGAACCTCTTCGGCGACATCATCTCCGACCTCACCGCGGGCCTGGTTGGCGGTCTGGGCATCGCCCCTTCTGGCAACATCGGAGAACGCGCGGCGATCTTCGAACCCGTGCACGGCTCGGCGCCCGACATCGCCGGAAAGGGCATCGCCAACCCCACGGCCACCATCCTTTCGGCGGCGATGATGCTCGACCACCTGGGCGAGGCCCGTGTGGCGCGCGTTATCGAAGAGGCCGTGGACCGCGTCCTCGAAGCGGGACCGCGCACCCCGGACCTGGGCGGCAAGGCGACGACGCAGGAATTTGCTGAAGCCGTTGCAGCCAAAACACAGGAGCTCCTTTCGGCATGA
- a CDS encoding DUF5317 domain-containing protein, with protein sequence MARQGGVPTTLFLESALVGVFLAALFGARARDFAEIELKAAWAFIAAALIEGGLAWSTAKGWIAPQLAAPIAKTAVVVLVGYGLWQNRQLRTIWLAAFGLFLNTIAMTANGGQMPVSADALIAAGLEGFLRFMQTSSDAVHNLIGPDTRLWFLTDVIPLPWFKKVISPGDAFLFIAVLLFFPEATQRVIRNRRA encoded by the coding sequence GTGGCGCGACAGGGAGGTGTTCCTACGACTCTATTCCTCGAAAGTGCCCTCGTTGGAGTCTTCCTCGCCGCCCTCTTTGGAGCGCGAGCCCGAGACTTCGCAGAAATCGAGCTAAAGGCCGCCTGGGCCTTTATCGCCGCGGCGCTGATCGAAGGTGGACTGGCGTGGTCCACCGCCAAGGGCTGGATTGCACCCCAGCTGGCGGCCCCCATCGCCAAGACCGCGGTGGTCGTGCTGGTGGGCTACGGCCTGTGGCAGAACCGCCAGCTGCGCACCATCTGGCTCGCGGCCTTCGGGCTCTTCTTGAACACCATCGCCATGACGGCCAACGGGGGGCAGATGCCGGTCTCGGCCGACGCGCTGATCGCCGCGGGGCTGGAGGGGTTCCTGCGCTTCATGCAGACTTCGAGCGACGCGGTGCACAACCTGATTGGGCCGGACACGCGGTTATGGTTCCTAACGGACGTCATCCCCCTCCCCTGGTTCAAGAAAGTGATCAGCCCGGGCGACGCGTTCCTGTTCATCGCGGTGCTGTTGTTCTTCCCCGAAGCCACCCAGCGGGTCATCCGCAACCGGCGGGCCTGA
- a CDS encoding HD-GYP domain-containing protein yields the protein MLFPPWVAPLLVFIFFFSGGYKDPEYTWYKDLFNRLQTGITVATAAASYWFVMQNLPVSISGVDVSLAAAIIVASTVSFIVNVSLVSVVVHLSTGLPIRDIWFHNYGWVLASYLIMSPVVVLLARMYESNPPLLGNWGGWSVILFLIPLYYARFHWDEVVKLREAFNKTVDLLSNTIDAKDSHTFLHSERVTAIASALARAYGLDAAQINTIEKGSRIHDIGKIGIPDAVLFKPGSLTEEEYNIIKKHPEYGVRLLEPASDYLSETFDIIKYHHERWDGRGYPEGLAGQEIPLWARIVGLADAYEAMTAGRPYQKAKTPEDALREIEDLAGIQFDPKLVRLFREIWETNPAWRDREVFLRLYSSKVPSLESSSPPSLEREPETSQKSS from the coding sequence ATGCTTTTTCCACCCTGGGTAGCTCCACTGCTTGTTTTTATTTTCTTCTTTAGCGGAGGATACAAAGACCCAGAATATACATGGTACAAAGATTTGTTTAACCGTCTGCAAACAGGTATTACGGTTGCAACTGCAGCCGCCTCGTACTGGTTTGTCATGCAAAATCTGCCCGTTTCTATTTCGGGTGTAGACGTATCACTGGCCGCGGCAATCATTGTCGCATCAACGGTTTCGTTCATAGTGAACGTCTCCCTCGTTTCGGTAGTCGTGCATTTATCCACAGGACTACCTATTCGAGATATTTGGTTTCACAACTACGGCTGGGTACTGGCTAGCTATTTGATCATGTCACCTGTCGTAGTCTTGCTGGCCCGCATGTACGAGTCCAACCCCCCACTATTGGGTAATTGGGGCGGTTGGTCCGTAATCCTCTTCCTCATCCCCCTCTACTACGCCCGGTTCCACTGGGACGAGGTGGTCAAACTGCGCGAAGCGTTCAACAAAACCGTGGACCTGCTTTCCAACACGATCGACGCCAAGGACTCCCACACCTTCCTCCACTCCGAACGCGTTACCGCCATTGCCTCGGCGCTGGCCCGCGCCTACGGCCTGGACGCCGCGCAGATCAACACCATCGAAAAAGGGTCGCGCATCCACGACATTGGCAAGATCGGGATCCCCGACGCCGTCCTCTTCAAGCCGGGCTCGCTGACGGAAGAAGAGTACAACATCATCAAGAAGCACCCCGAGTACGGCGTGCGCCTGCTCGAGCCCGCCTCCGACTACCTGAGCGAGACCTTCGACATCATCAAGTACCACCATGAACGCTGGGACGGCCGCGGCTACCCCGAAGGCCTAGCGGGGCAGGAGATTCCGCTGTGGGCCCGCATCGTCGGTCTGGCGGACGCCTATGAGGCCATGACGGCCGGCCGGCCTTATCAAAAGGCCAAGACGCCCGAAGACGCTCTGCGCGAAATCGAAGACCTGGCCGGCATTCAGTTCGACCCCAAGCTCGTCCGCCTCTTCCGGGAGATTTGGGAGACCAACCCCGCGTGGCGCGACAGGGAGGTGTTCCTACGACTCTATTCCTCGAAAGTGCCCTCGTTGGAGTCTTCCTCGCCGCCCTCTTTGGAGCGCGAGCCCGAGACTTCGCAGAAATCGAGCTAA
- a CDS encoding tetratricopeptide repeat protein, translating into MIVLPSLGPLHLTQPRYNAVSLLRQIEHHRPGVVYLASYSPEGLGAKVWRDQHDLAMFALEPWAALRGVLLVALGDRAEALQAEAEHFLEYLGSMPRGEEAKQRFAEADRQIVEYLTVPRLPEEYASEGFLSGLRERLHVVRELAGEGPATGFREERMAAVAARLAELDADGSVVLVDVLDYPVLLEHLGAVGGPVPLEPNEAERARAVMDRAWRLEEDDAWGNLLAQLMEIDEAEARFLAAQVYLAAGQAEDAARLMEEVSRGDFSKPEYLPGYLLARLGQLYDLTGQRERALRAYRGVLALSWAPAEAREIALAGVRAPFRPQPEAEIR; encoded by the coding sequence ATGATCGTGCTTCCCAGCCTGGGTCCGCTGCACCTGACCCAGCCCCGCTACAACGCCGTAAGCCTGCTGCGCCAGATCGAGCACCACCGGCCTGGGGTCGTCTACCTGGCTTCGTACAGCCCCGAAGGCCTCGGGGCCAAGGTCTGGCGGGACCAGCACGACCTCGCGATGTTTGCGCTCGAGCCGTGGGCGGCTCTTAGGGGCGTACTGCTCGTGGCCCTGGGCGATCGTGCGGAGGCCCTGCAAGCCGAAGCCGAGCACTTCCTCGAATACCTGGGCAGCATGCCCCGGGGTGAGGAAGCCAAGCAGCGCTTTGCGGAGGCGGACCGCCAAATCGTCGAATACCTCACCGTGCCGCGCTTGCCGGAGGAGTACGCCTCCGAGGGCTTCCTCTCCGGTCTGCGCGAGCGGTTGCACGTCGTGCGCGAACTCGCGGGGGAAGGGCCCGCTACCGGTTTTCGTGAAGAGCGCATGGCGGCGGTGGCCGCCCGGCTCGCCGAGTTGGATGCAGACGGCTCGGTCGTTCTCGTCGACGTTCTCGACTATCCGGTTCTGCTCGAACACCTTGGGGCGGTCGGTGGTCCGGTTCCCCTCGAGCCCAACGAGGCCGAGCGCGCGCGCGCGGTTATGGATAGGGCCTGGCGCCTCGAGGAAGACGACGCCTGGGGCAACCTGCTCGCCCAACTGATGGAAATCGACGAGGCGGAGGCCCGCTTCCTGGCGGCGCAGGTCTACCTGGCCGCCGGACAAGCCGAGGACGCGGCGCGGCTAATGGAGGAGGTGTCCCGCGGCGACTTCTCGAAGCCGGAATACCTGCCTGGCTATCTGCTTGCCCGGCTGGGGCAGCTCTACGACCTGACCGGGCAACGAGAGCGTGCCCTGAGGGCCTACCGCGGCGTGCTTGCCCTCTCCTGGGCTCCGGCGGAGGCTCGCGAGATTGCCCTGGCGGGTGTTCGGGCGCCTTTCCGCCCCCAACCGGAGGCGGAGATTCGATGA
- a CDS encoding GIY-YIG nuclease family protein produces MEPAVYILASKKDGVLYIGVTSELKRRVWEHREGIGATFTRKYHVHRLVYYERHPSMESAIVREKRLKKWERAWKVRLIEAMNPGWRDLYDLL; encoded by the coding sequence ATGGAACCGGCCGTATACATCCTCGCAAGCAAGAAGGACGGCGTGCTCTATATCGGCGTGACCTCCGAGCTGAAGCGTCGGGTATGGGAACACAGAGAGGGCATCGGCGCTACCTTTACGAGGAAATATCACGTCCACAGGCTTGTGTATTACGAGCGCCACCCAAGTATGGAATCGGCCATTGTGCGCGAAAAGCGCCTCAAGAAGTGGGAGCGGGCTTGGAAGGTGCGCTTAATCGAGGCAATGAACCCCGGGTGGCGGGACCTATACGACCTTCTCTGA